The following are from one region of the Halodesulfurarchaeum sp. HSR-GB genome:
- a CDS encoding DEAD/DEAH box helicase: MSRQATHVETLFLHERQGDYLVVAQRDGERLFRATLDLKETAAGPRPARFRIKGDHDEEPRAPEEFVEIARRAERIRISQQTSARGRAELEEMLDGYQLDAKAVRTCRLCSNQWRYSPITTDTAVKSGSEYICRECAVRELERELSFSGGFSGAAEARLEELLFEVGDLDRIVDLLQGELDPDLTKFDEISATTEDIEDVPVTDLDLHPDLQNILEGRFDTLLPVQSLAVENGLLGGEDQLVVSATATGKTLVGELAGVDRLLKGKGKMLFLVPLVALANQKEEDFEADYGHLADVTIRVGASRIREDGIAFEPDADIIVGTYEGIDHALRTGRDLGNIGTVVIDEVHMLQDPERGHRLDGLISRLKHYTETRARGAGDTQWIYLSATVGNVGKLGEVLEATPIEFEERPVPIERHVTFADNQEKPRIENKLVRREFDHTSSMGYHGQTIIFTNSRRRCHEISRRLDYASAPYHAGLDYGKRKQVEREFADQDLAAVVTTAALAAGVDFPASQVIFDSLAMGIEWLSVQEFEQMLGRAGRPDYHDRGRVYLLVEPDAVYHGSMERTEDEVAFTLLKGEMEDVVAHYDADAAIAETLANVTVGGSAAKRLNDRMLGEIPTKQALSKLIEYGFIDGLEPTPLGRAVTTHFLQPDAAFTILDHVRKGTDPYDIVADLELLDEET, from the coding sequence GTGTCCCGGCAGGCAACACACGTCGAGACGCTGTTCCTCCACGAACGCCAGGGCGACTACCTCGTGGTCGCCCAGCGGGACGGCGAGCGGCTGTTCCGGGCGACACTCGACCTGAAGGAAACCGCCGCCGGCCCCCGCCCAGCCCGCTTTCGCATCAAGGGCGACCACGACGAGGAGCCCCGGGCCCCCGAAGAGTTCGTCGAGATCGCCCGGCGCGCAGAGCGCATTCGCATCTCCCAACAGACCTCCGCCCGCGGACGGGCGGAACTGGAGGAGATGCTGGACGGCTATCAACTGGACGCCAAGGCCGTCCGAACCTGTCGACTCTGTTCGAATCAGTGGCGTTACTCCCCGATCACCACCGACACCGCGGTCAAATCCGGGAGCGAGTACATCTGTCGGGAGTGTGCGGTCCGCGAACTGGAGCGTGAACTCTCCTTCTCCGGGGGATTCTCCGGGGCCGCCGAGGCCCGCCTCGAAGAGCTCCTCTTCGAGGTCGGGGACCTCGATCGGATCGTCGATCTCCTCCAGGGCGAACTCGATCCCGACCTGACGAAGTTCGACGAGATCTCGGCGACGACCGAGGACATCGAGGACGTGCCGGTCACAGACCTGGATCTGCATCCCGACCTACAGAACATTCTCGAAGGCCGGTTCGACACGCTGCTGCCGGTACAGAGCCTGGCCGTCGAAAACGGGTTACTCGGCGGCGAGGACCAGCTCGTGGTCTCGGCGACCGCGACGGGCAAGACCCTCGTGGGCGAGCTGGCCGGCGTCGACCGGCTGCTCAAAGGGAAGGGAAAGATGCTCTTTCTGGTTCCGCTCGTGGCCCTGGCCAACCAGAAGGAGGAGGACTTCGAGGCCGACTACGGCCACCTGGCCGACGTGACGATCCGGGTCGGCGCGAGTCGGATCCGCGAGGACGGCATCGCCTTCGAACCCGACGCGGACATCATCGTCGGCACCTACGAGGGCATCGACCACGCCCTGCGGACGGGGCGTGACCTGGGCAACATCGGCACCGTCGTCATCGACGAGGTCCACATGCTCCAGGACCCCGAACGGGGCCACCGCCTCGACGGGCTCATCTCGCGGCTCAAACACTACACCGAGACCCGAGCACGGGGCGCGGGGGACACCCAGTGGATCTACCTCTCGGCGACGGTCGGGAACGTGGGCAAACTGGGCGAGGTACTGGAGGCGACACCGATCGAGTTCGAGGAGCGCCCAGTCCCGATCGAGCGCCACGTCACCTTCGCCGACAACCAGGAGAAACCCCGGATCGAGAACAAACTCGTCCGGCGGGAGTTCGATCACACCTCCTCGATGGGGTATCACGGCCAGACGATCATCTTCACCAACTCCCGGCGGCGCTGTCACGAGATCAGCCGCCGGCTGGATTACGCCTCCGCGCCCTACCACGCGGGCCTGGATTACGGCAAGCGCAAGCAGGTCGAGCGGGAGTTCGCCGATCAGGATCTGGCGGCCGTCGTGACCACCGCCGCCCTGGCCGCGGGGGTGGACTTCCCGGCCTCCCAGGTGATCTTCGACTCGCTGGCGATGGGCATCGAGTGGCTCTCGGTCCAGGAGTTCGAGCAGATGCTCGGCCGGGCGGGCCGCCCCGACTACCACGACCGCGGTCGGGTCTATCTCCTGGTCGAACCCGACGCCGTCTACCACGGGTCGATGGAGCGCACGGAGGACGAGGTCGCGTTTACCCTCCTCAAAGGCGAGATGGAGGACGTGGTGGCTCACTACGACGCTGACGCCGCCATCGCGGAGACGCTGGCGAACGTCACGGTCGGCGGGTCGGCCGCAAAGCGACTCAACGACCGGATGCTCGGGGAGATTCCCACGAAGCAGGCCCTCTCGAAGCTCATCGAGTACGGGTTCATCGACGGCCTGGAGCCGACCCCGCTGGGTCGGGCGGTCACCACTCACTTCCTCCAGCCCGACGCGGCGTTCACGATCCTGGATCACGTCCGCAAGGGGACTGACCCCTACGACATCGTCGCGGATCTCGAACTGCTCGACGAGGAAACTTAG
- a CDS encoding cupin domain-containing protein: MPEPVIRHPEEIEYEPQSAADGLKKGVLIGAAQDAPNFRMRRFTLDPGETVPKHTNAVEHEQYVLEGEYVVGLREDGTDTEYEIGPGDSLLIPAGTVHWYRNTGDTQAAFICAVPNGEDEIQLVE, from the coding sequence ATGCCGGAACCAGTCATCAGACACCCCGAAGAGATCGAGTACGAACCCCAGTCCGCTGCCGACGGCCTCAAGAAGGGCGTTCTAATCGGTGCGGCCCAGGACGCCCCCAACTTCCGCATGCGACGGTTCACCCTCGACCCGGGTGAGACCGTCCCGAAGCACACGAACGCGGTCGAACACGAGCAGTACGTCCTCGAGGGCGAGTACGTCGTCGGTCTGCGCGAGGACGGCACCGACACCGAGTACGAGATCGGACCCGGCGATTCACTCCTGATCCCCGCTGGAACGGTCCACTGGTACCGAAACACCGGGGACACCCAGGCCGCGTTCATCTGTGCCGTGCCGAACGGCGAGGACGAGATCCAGCTGGTCGAGTAG
- a CDS encoding CBS domain-containing protein encodes MRSFKIGSAFGIPVKLNITFLLVLPIFAWLIGSQVGELVALLNQLWGLELDAAVLTAGSMPALVGMAAAIGLFAGVLLHEFGHALVAMHYGFPIESITLWFLGGIAQLSEQPEDWRTELLIAIAGPIVSVGLGVGLWIVLVLLPMGPDVLLFLLAYLALINIALAVFNMLPGFPMDGGRVLRALLARKRSFARATRLAAEVGKGVAILMGIAGLFGGNIILIGIAFFIYIGAAGESQQTTLKAAFEGVTVADIMTPAESVSTVEPETTVADLVEKMFRERHTGFPVERSEEIVGVVTLSDARQIDPVERDAHRVADVMTTDLHSVEVHANAATALERMQQEKIGRLLVVDDHNELAGLISRTDLMTAFEIIKSSGGNPSQRGAAVKERFAEESPEAPRW; translated from the coding sequence ATGCGCAGCTTCAAGATTGGGAGTGCCTTCGGCATCCCGGTCAAACTGAACATCACGTTTCTCCTCGTGTTGCCGATTTTCGCGTGGCTCATCGGCTCGCAGGTTGGCGAGCTGGTCGCGCTCCTCAACCAGCTCTGGGGGCTCGAGCTCGACGCGGCGGTCCTCACGGCGGGCTCGATGCCCGCGCTCGTTGGTATGGCAGCCGCCATCGGGCTCTTTGCCGGCGTGCTCCTCCACGAGTTCGGCCACGCGCTCGTGGCGATGCATTATGGCTTTCCGATCGAGTCGATCACGCTCTGGTTTCTGGGCGGCATCGCCCAGCTCTCCGAGCAGCCCGAGGACTGGCGAACCGAACTGCTGATCGCCATCGCCGGCCCGATCGTAAGTGTCGGGCTGGGTGTGGGCCTCTGGATCGTGCTCGTGTTGCTCCCGATGGGCCCGGACGTGCTCCTCTTCCTGTTGGCCTACCTGGCGCTGATCAACATCGCGCTGGCGGTCTTCAACATGCTTCCGGGCTTCCCGATGGACGGAGGTCGGGTCCTCCGGGCGCTTTTGGCCCGCAAGCGTTCGTTTGCCCGCGCGACCCGACTGGCCGCTGAAGTCGGCAAGGGCGTGGCGATCCTCATGGGAATCGCCGGACTGTTCGGTGGGAACATCATCCTCATCGGTATCGCCTTTTTCATCTACATCGGCGCTGCCGGGGAGTCCCAGCAGACCACGCTCAAGGCGGCGTTCGAGGGTGTGACGGTGGCGGACATCATGACCCCTGCCGAATCGGTCTCGACGGTGGAGCCCGAAACGACGGTGGCCGACCTCGTCGAGAAGATGTTCCGCGAGCGTCATACTGGCTTCCCGGTCGAACGGAGCGAGGAGATCGTCGGCGTGGTGACTCTTTCGGATGCCCGGCAGATCGATCCCGTCGAGCGGGACGCCCATCGGGTCGCGGACGTGATGACGACCGACCTCCACTCGGTCGAGGTGCACGCGAACGCGGCGACGGCCCTCGAACGCATGCAGCAGGAGAAGATCGGGCGGCTACTGGTCGTCGACGACCACAACGAACTGGCCGGCCTCATCTCGCGGACCGACCTGATGACGGCCTTCGAAATCATCAAGTCCAGTGGCGGAAACCCGAGTCAGCGCGGTGCGGCGGTCAAAGAGCGATTCGCCGAAGAGTCTCCAGAGGCTCCACGCTGGTGA
- a CDS encoding pro-sigmaK processing inhibitor BofA family protein gives MATPIELGLLLAVAVAVIAAYLVLRALKPFIINAVLGLLVLLVAGVLGFEVAITPIVVLVVAIGGIPGAILVLLLAYFGILFGPAAAGLAFL, from the coding sequence ATGGCGACTCCCATCGAACTCGGCTTGCTGCTCGCGGTCGCGGTCGCCGTGATCGCGGCCTACCTGGTGCTCCGCGCGCTGAAACCCTTCATCATCAACGCCGTCCTGGGACTGTTGGTCCTGCTGGTTGCGGGCGTCCTCGGGTTCGAGGTGGCAATCACGCCAATCGTCGTCCTGGTCGTGGCCATCGGCGGGATTCCCGGGGCAATCTTGGTGCTGCTGCTCGCGTACTTCGGGATCCTGTTCGGCCCCGCTGCGGCCGGCCTTGCGTTCCTCTAA
- a CDS encoding PAS domain-containing protein — MNQSGGGTPTQIYPLVGDEGVRTALEAAVESTERFGLVEPDSDLEGSFDLLVVDETELANRRPELEAKREAAGFESRPTLLLVSESQSGTRNIPEPRSEPIDDVLVLPIEPNELAWRLGSLFQSAGSQDKQEHNELGRSRQYEYAVEGATDMLAAADTEGRLLFANAQYREFHGLERGAVAGTPLQSVLGESDYTELQPRFDRVLQGERVQYGMKRVRADGERRAIESSMSPMEDQKGEIVGVVSAIRDVTERQANLDEIKRLSEYRRVVSAVNHELVRAGPDEEILPEIVDVLATSDLFGCTFLALVEGNEIEFLCQEGSDIATPEIERLHSEAYIEAVFEAGTLRMDDVTQPPFQQHEPDTESHSGVAIAISHDDRRYGILTVHFPPGQPPTDREVDLLEELAGDLGLALHDQELETDLATFEEIVQRIEDPIMLQDRAGNFQVINETLTEYANMSAEALYGQDEFAFMDEQTATEIARHKAEVIHGNEPRTYEVEPSFPNRGNRTFRTTRYPHYDEDGEIDGTVAICRDVTGIRERERQLQVFDRVLRHNLHNEMNVVLGHAETIANTAEGEIAAAARRIEAAGETLVELADKERQIVELLERREPRRVTDVGQIVETVVENLRANHPTARINLDVPAQLRAVTTPCIEDAIHEVIENAIIHTTDRTPEIEVRAVRDGKRVTLRVADNGPGIPEMDRQVLEGAEITPLIHGSGLGLWLVNHVVSESQGTLNFQERAPRGSIVEITLPGAE; from the coding sequence ATGAATCAATCGGGAGGGGGAACCCCGACACAAATCTATCCGCTGGTCGGGGACGAGGGGGTGCGGACAGCCCTCGAAGCGGCGGTCGAATCGACGGAGCGGTTTGGGCTCGTCGAACCAGACTCGGATCTGGAGGGATCGTTCGACCTGCTGGTGGTCGACGAAACGGAACTTGCGAATCGACGGCCGGAACTCGAAGCAAAACGCGAGGCCGCAGGCTTCGAATCCCGACCGACGCTCCTGCTCGTCTCCGAGTCACAATCCGGCACACGGAACATCCCCGAGCCGAGATCCGAGCCGATCGACGACGTGCTGGTGCTGCCGATCGAGCCGAACGAACTCGCCTGGCGACTCGGGAGTCTCTTCCAGTCGGCCGGGAGCCAGGACAAGCAAGAGCACAACGAACTGGGTCGAAGCAGGCAGTACGAGTACGCCGTCGAGGGGGCGACGGACATGCTCGCAGCGGCCGACACCGAAGGGCGGCTCCTGTTCGCGAACGCGCAGTACCGAGAGTTCCACGGACTCGAACGAGGAGCCGTCGCGGGGACGCCACTCCAGTCGGTCCTCGGCGAATCGGACTACACGGAATTGCAGCCGCGGTTCGATCGCGTCCTCCAGGGCGAACGGGTCCAGTACGGGATGAAACGGGTGCGAGCCGACGGCGAGCGCCGGGCGATCGAGTCCTCGATGTCGCCCATGGAGGACCAGAAAGGCGAGATCGTCGGGGTCGTTTCGGCCATCCGAGACGTGACCGAACGGCAGGCGAATCTGGACGAGATCAAGCGACTCTCCGAGTACCGGCGGGTCGTCTCGGCGGTCAACCACGAGCTGGTCAGGGCCGGGCCGGACGAGGAGATCCTGCCCGAGATCGTCGACGTGCTGGCCACTAGTGACCTGTTCGGCTGCACGTTTCTCGCGCTCGTCGAGGGGAACGAAATCGAGTTCCTCTGCCAGGAAGGCAGCGATATCGCCACCCCCGAGATAGAACGCCTCCACTCCGAGGCCTACATCGAGGCCGTCTTCGAGGCCGGAACGCTCCGGATGGACGACGTGACACAGCCCCCCTTCCAGCAGCATGAGCCGGACACCGAGTCCCACAGCGGCGTGGCGATCGCGATCAGCCACGACGATCGTCGGTATGGCATCCTCACCGTTCACTTTCCGCCGGGCCAGCCCCCCACCGATCGGGAGGTCGACCTGCTCGAAGAGTTGGCCGGGGACCTCGGGCTGGCCCTCCACGATCAGGAGTTAGAGACGGATCTGGCGACCTTCGAGGAGATCGTCCAGCGCATCGAGGACCCGATCATGCTCCAGGACCGGGCCGGGAACTTCCAGGTCATCAACGAGACGCTGACCGAGTACGCCAACATGTCCGCCGAGGCCCTCTATGGACAGGACGAGTTCGCGTTCATGGACGAACAGACGGCCACCGAGATCGCACGCCACAAAGCCGAAGTGATCCACGGCAACGAACCACGGACCTACGAGGTCGAGCCGAGCTTTCCGAACCGCGGGAATCGGACCTTCCGGACGACCCGCTACCCACACTACGACGAGGACGGCGAGATCGACGGCACGGTCGCGATCTGTCGGGACGTGACCGGCATTCGAGAGCGGGAGCGACAGCTCCAGGTCTTCGACCGGGTGCTACGGCACAACCTGCACAACGAGATGAACGTCGTCCTCGGTCACGCCGAAACCATCGCGAACACGGCCGAGGGCGAGATCGCGGCCGCCGCCCGTCGGATCGAGGCCGCCGGGGAGACGTTAGTCGAACTCGCCGACAAGGAACGGCAGATCGTCGAACTCCTCGAACGTCGGGAACCACGGCGGGTCACCGACGTCGGCCAAATCGTCGAGACCGTCGTCGAGAACCTGCGAGCGAACCATCCCACGGCCCGGATCAACCTCGATGTGCCAGCCCAACTGCGCGCCGTCACGACTCCCTGTATCGAGGACGCCATTCACGAGGTCATCGAGAACGCCATCATCCACACGACGGACCGAACACCCGAAATCGAGGTGCGGGCGGTTCGGGACGGCAAGCGTGTGACGCTGCGGGTCGCGGACAACGGCCCCGGCATCCCCGAGATGGACCGGCAGGTGCTCGAAGGCGCGGAAATCACGCCTCTCATACACGGGAGCGGATTGGGACTCTGGCTGGTAAACCACGTCGTCAGCGAATCCCAGGGAACGCTCAACTTCCAGGAGCGAGCGCCACGCGGGAGCATCGTCGAAATCACCCTCCCGGGCGCGGAGTGA